The stretch of DNA GCCCCGCTCGATGCGCGCCAGCGTGAACAGATCGTCGACCAGACGGGCCAGCACGTCGACGTCGGCGGCCATCGCATCGAGGTAGCGCGCCGGGTCGCGCGCGACACCGTCCTGCAGCGCCTCGACCGCCGCGCGCAGCGACGCCAACGGTGTGCGCAGGTCGTGGCCCAATGCCGCGAGCAGATCGCGACGCGCGGCCGCGTCACTGCGCCGCGCGCGATCGGCGGCGGCCAGGCGGGTGGCCATGTCGTCGACCGCCGCCGCCAGCTCACCGACCTCGCCGGAGCGGTCGACCTCCGCGCGCGCGTCGAGGTCACCGTCACCGATGCGGTGGGCCGTCGACGCCAGCGTGCCGAGATCGGCGGCGAGCCGCTCGCCGATCCAGCCGGCCGCGGTCAGGCCGACCGCACTTCCCACCGCGAGGGCCAGCAGCACGAGCCGCGCGTCGTGGGTGTCGACCACCATGACCGATGCCGCCCCGGCGACGACCAGGCCCGCGCCGCCGAGCGCGACGAGCACCATGGTCCGCATGGCACCGGCGATCGTGCGGACCCGTCGCACGGCCACCAGCGCGATCAGCGCGGCGATCGCGGCCGGCACCGCGAACAGGACCACGAGCAGCAGCCAGTCCTGCGGCGTCGGCCGGAGCAGCGGCAACGCCACGACGGCGGCCGCCACGACCGCCACGACCAGCGCGGCGATGCGGGTCACGGATCGAATCGGTACCCCACCCCCCACACGGTCGTGATCCAGCTGTCGTCGCCCCGGGGCCCGAGCTTGCGGCGCACACGGCCGACGTGCACGGTGACCGTTGCCGGGTCCTGCCACTGGGCCGACGAGTCCCAGACCTGCTGCAGCAGCGTCTCGTGCGTGAACACGCGCCGTGGCACGGCGGCCAGGCATGCGAGCAGATCGAACTCCTTGGGCGTCAGCTCGACCAGCCGATCGCCGACGTGCACCTCACGCGACGCGACGTCGATGCGCAGCTCACCGGCACCGAGCGTCCCTTCCGGTCGTGGTCCGGTGTTGGTCGCACGACGCAGCACCGAACGCACACGGGCGACGAGCTCGCGCGGGCTGAACGGCTTCGTCACGTAGTCGTCGGCCCCGAGCTCGAGGCCCATGATGCGGTCGATCTCGTCGTCGCGCGCCGTCAGGAGGATGATCGGCAGGTCGGAACCCTGCGCGCGCACCTCGCGCACCAGGCTCAGCCCGTCGCCGCCGGGGAGCATGATGTCGAGCACAGCGAGCGCGGGCCGGTGCCGGTCGAGCAGGGTCCGGGCCTGCGGCGCGTCCGCGGCGGTCAGCACCCGGTAGCCGTCCCGCCGCAGGTAGTCACCGACGACCTCGCGCACCAGATCCTCGTCATCGACGACGAGGATCACGCCGGCGTCGGCACCGTCTGCCACACTGCGCAGCGTAGCGATGCCGGGCCGGTGGTGTCGGTCGTCCCGGCA from Euzebyales bacterium encodes:
- a CDS encoding HAMP domain-containing sensor histidine kinase, whose product is MTRIAALVVAVVAAAVVALPLLRPTPQDWLLLVVLFAVPAAIAALIALVAVRRVRTIAGAMRTMVLVALGGAGLVVAGAASVMVVDTHDARLVLLALAVGSAVGLTAAGWIGERLAADLGTLASTAHRIGDGDLDARAEVDRSGEVGELAAAVDDMATRLAAADRARRSDAAARRDLLAALGHDLRTPLASLRAAVEALQDGVARDPARYLDAMAADVDVLARLVDDLFTLARIERGELTLSPEPVDLAELADTTVTSLEVIAERRRLELTMSADGDTTAIVDPHAIGRVLRNLLDNALRHAPERTSVDVAVVGGGDHVTLAVTDEGPGFDPSFRARATAVSTRFDDARTRGGAGLGLPIARGLVEAHGGSLRIHPQPGGRVTVHLPRAVRRTISSPAASEVTDGPVGDDRSDRAGARHAVGRRRTNAGAAVARRVVDGGRTGPAEV
- a CDS encoding response regulator transcription factor, which gives rise to MADGADAGVILVVDDEDLVREVVGDYLRRDGYRVLTAADAPQARTLLDRHRPALAVLDIMLPGGDGLSLVREVRAQGSDLPIILLTARDDEIDRIMGLELGADDYVTKPFSPRELVARVRSVLRRATNTGPRPEGTLGAGELRIDVASREVHVGDRLVELTPKEFDLLACLAAVPRRVFTHETLLQQVWDSSAQWQDPATVTVHVGRVRRKLGPRGDDSWITTVWGVGYRFDP